In Sphingomonas sp., a single window of DNA contains:
- a CDS encoding DUF262 domain-containing protein — translation MIEDLLPSDLSNSVINGRIKMSTNLISSFREAQSKLVVQTADLPLGTLADMVRSDGIDLQPGFQRRERWSADKQSALIESFLLNVPVPPVYLSEEDNGTYTAIDGKQRLRAISDFMHNSFALKNLERIEEAEGMKFIDLPDEIKNALRLRPFLRVVTLLKQTDPALKYEVFLRLNRGGEALNAQEIRNVAFRGPLNDEIYQLAKNDFLCEQLKISNVKAAAYRDMTDAEYVLRFLALYRSIDNFSGSLVREMDHFMNVRRVPSQLELIEVRELFNSTIDRVRAIWGNFAFKRPEGNGWRDQALAGMYDAQMIAAASITEPQFFRARAESAKVINMTKDLFKDDEFEKSVRSGTNTPARIRYRVKEVKKILVGV, via the coding sequence ATGATCGAGGACTTGCTCCCCAGCGATCTCTCTAATAGCGTGATCAACGGAAGGATTAAAATGTCAACAAACTTGATTAGTAGCTTTCGGGAAGCACAATCCAAGTTGGTGGTTCAAACGGCTGATTTGCCGCTCGGCACTTTGGCCGACATGGTTCGATCCGACGGGATCGATCTGCAGCCAGGATTTCAAAGAAGAGAACGGTGGTCTGCTGACAAGCAGTCTGCTCTCATTGAGTCTTTTTTGCTCAATGTTCCGGTACCGCCGGTCTATCTCTCTGAAGAAGATAACGGAACTTACACAGCTATCGACGGGAAGCAGAGGCTAAGGGCAATATCTGATTTCATGCACAATTCATTCGCGCTCAAAAATCTCGAGCGAATTGAAGAGGCTGAAGGCATGAAATTTATTGACCTACCCGATGAGATTAAAAACGCCCTAAGGCTTCGTCCGTTCTTGAGGGTGGTGACTCTTCTAAAGCAGACCGACCCAGCGCTTAAATATGAAGTGTTCTTGCGCCTCAATCGTGGCGGCGAGGCACTAAACGCTCAGGAAATACGAAACGTTGCTTTCCGGGGCCCCTTGAACGATGAGATATATCAATTAGCTAAAAATGATTTTCTTTGTGAACAACTAAAAATAAGTAACGTGAAGGCGGCTGCCTATAGAGATATGACGGATGCCGAATATGTTCTGAGATTCTTGGCACTCTATCGGTCTATTGATAATTTCAGTGGCAGCTTAGTCCGCGAAATGGACCACTTTATGAATGTTCGGAGAGTGCCATCACAGCTTGAGCTAATTGAAGTCCGGGAGCTATTTAACAGCACGATTGACCGCGTCCGTGCGATTTGGGGTAACTTTGCCTTCAAACGTCCGGAAGGAAATGGCTGGCGAGATCAGGCTCTCGCTGGGATGTACGATGCTCAAATGATCGCTGCAGCTAGCATAACTGAACCACAGTTTTTCAGAGCTAGGGCTGAGTCTGCCAAGGTTATCAATATGACCAAGGATCTGTTCAAGGACGACGAATTTGAAAAATCAGTCCGAAGTGGTACTAACACGCCGGCAAGAATTAGATATCGCGTAAAAGAGGTAAAAAAAATACTTGTCGGAGTTTAA